In Solanum stenotomum isolate F172 chromosome 6, ASM1918654v1, whole genome shotgun sequence, one DNA window encodes the following:
- the LOC125866610 gene encoding protein ESSENTIAL FOR POTEXVIRUS ACCUMULATION 1-like — MAEGNLDLPDDLLSSKTSDHSKGNGDNKPFMGQLDISKDQAMVDSSIPLSPQWLYVKPSDTKMEPRPPSSLSLGSSVDSSQKEAWRTDVPDDKKDWRRTTVETESSRRWREEERETGLLGRRERRKTDRRAEHDVNNRNSGLDTRRDNKWSSRWGPDDKEKENRSEKRIDVDKEDVHNDGQTFVANRTVSERESDSRDKWRPRYKMEGNSAAPSSYRAAPGFGQERGKVEGSNVGFNLGRGRSTGTIIRPSSVGAIGASPFENSVPGKSRISTGMFSYPRGKTLDIYRRQKLGSSLCSMPENMEEAPPVTQVIAIEPLAFVVPDAEEEAVLNDIWKGKITGGGVSHNSFRKGQSMDNVTETGDTEPNNTKMGAPSTDVTEETVDRLLKTSIGVEEVNTYSFVYENGVKVKFDGGDNLEGLKDNVFEAADGSLLTRKIADNSDCFKYISRSQSDISAQSLPDSGVTRTPIFENNQHVAFDGSLKVSDDSNSVFVKSSSEIYWNNLLGRGIPPEELSLYYRDPQGEIQGPFLGADIISWFDQGFFGMDLLVRLEDAPEDSPFFELGDVMPHLKFEHEHFGNTNLSQAVPSAVLEGKLDSDLRSSASVSEMVGSAAFDGSSWPPSDFDGLGGHRIQSIPDHPARQFKPPYSQNEDYNDFVAQDEEIVFPGRPGSGGNPIGKTSTGLTDPSNIHRATPSAMCEGGVPNHEETLHPLGLLWSELEGTTGKSGPISDVPFRGTGQDQVLNSGAGRVGPFGAKMDSTSAAETWTDAYRRNAGSEPNLYLDAMDASRLLHQDHEMSRFELAEKLFSQQLQQQHPHNLMSSHNSHLNEALMERGANHNSIHQPQLASQAGQDLEHFMVLQLQQQRQLQLQQLQQQQQQQFHQQQMLMKEQQSHARQLVLEQLLQSQVRDPSHTQSRLDAIRHNSALEQVLIKQQILSELQQRPHLPPRHAEPSIEHLIQAKFGQMSHQGPQNDLMELLSRAKHGQLHPLEQQVRQQEQAHERLRQRLEMDEDRQIGAVWPVDETGQYLRNPGVARRANSGFGPLDIYQQQQIPPPEEHVSHLERNLSMQDRLQPGLYDTGFMPLERTMSVPGGGPSVSLDAVNPLVHAQGLEMQDPNSRMHSAGHMPGFSTGIHLQSSHRPLFSNQFHAPNVDTFENHWSERNGQLPPDWMDTRMQQLHLNGERQRRDFDVKRASEDQSMWMSAGANDDSSKRLLMELLQQKSGQQSTEQAEMTRGILFERGLHSGHFSVTNASNRSFNPLLDQDTSLNQAFTVGSYGSNSDLPPQRDHVNEIADSLDVCERLPFKSHSGALAEAQPVFSSINDASQVHLEARESIVRQAGVTTVEGEMPINLLSRHTALGTGDCNVFKLSSRGSLDFYNDKSDRGDSAMEEIPKERMAVTSKRPDNILPKRPPVLRISSTQEGLSEINSDSLARGKNPSDGMASEGGKREAGGNAANQVPGAATSVKKDGRFRRTASCSDADVSETSFSDMLKSNAKKPTAQEAHASEAIDATHRSGKKKGKKGRQIDPALLGFKVTSNRIMMGEIQRIED, encoded by the exons ATGGCAGAAGGAAATCTTGATCTTCCTGACGATCTTCTTTCCTCTAAGACTTCCGATCACTCCAAAG GTAATGGTGACAACAAGCCTTTCATGGGTCAGCTTGATATTTCCAAAG ATCAAGCAATGGTGGACAGCAGCATTCCTTTGTCTCCACAGTGGCTTTATGTTAAACCAAGTGACACAAAGATG GAACCGCGTCCACCAAGCTCTCTGTCACTTGGAAGTTCTGTTGATTCAAGTCAGAAGGAGGCTTGGCGTACAGATGTACCTGACGACAAGAAGGATTGGAGAAGAACGACAGTGGAGACTGAGAGCAGTCGCCGGTGGCGTGAGGAAGAAAGGGAAACTGGCTTGCTTGGTCGGAGAGAACGAAGGAAAACCGATCGCCGTGCTGAGCATGATGTTAATAACCGCAATTCTGGGCTTGATACAAGGCGTGATAACAAGTGGTCTTCTAGGTGGGGTCCTGatgacaaagaaaaagaaaatcgcAGTGAGAAAAGGATAGATGTAGATAAGGAAGATGTTCATAATGATGGTCAAACATTTGTGGCTAACCGTACTGTCTCAGAACGGGAGTCAGATTCTCGTGACAAGTGGCGTCCACGCTATAAAATGGAGGGCAACTCTGCTGCTCCAAGTTCCTATCGAGCTGCTCCAGGTTTTGGACAGGAGAGAGGAAAAGTAGAAGGGTCAAATGTGGGATTTAACTTGGGTCGTGGGAGGTCTACTGGGACTATTATAAGACCTTCCTCTGTGGGTGCCATTGGTGCTTCACCATTTGAGAATTCTGTTCCTGGAAAATCAAGAATCTCGACTGGCATGTTCAGTTATCCAAGGGGGAAAACTCTTGACATATACCGCAGGCAAAAGCTTGGCTCATCTCTTTGTAGCATGCCTGAAAATATGGAAGAAGCTCCCCCAGTTACTCAAGTAATTGCTATTGAACCATTAGCTTTTGTTGTTCCTGATGCTGAGGAGGAG GCTGTTCTCAATGATATATGGAAGGGTAAAATTACTGGTGGTGGCGTTTCTCACAATTCTTTTAGAAAGGGTCAATCAATGGATAATGTCACAG AAACAGGGGATACAGAGCCCAACAATACAAAAATGGGTGCTCCCTCCACTGATGTCACTGAAGAGACAGTTGATAGGTTGCTGAAAACTTCAATAGGTGTTGAAGAAGTCAATACCTATAGCTTTGTTTACGAGAACGGTGTCAAGGTCAAGTTTGATG GAGGAGATAATCTTGAAGGACTGAAAGACAATGTTTTTGAAGCTGCAGATGGAAGTTTGTTGACCAGGAAGATAGCTGACAATAGTGACTGCTTTAAATACATTAGTAGGTCCCAATCTGATATTTCTGCGCAGAGCTTACCAGATTCCGGAGTAACCAGGACTCCTATCTTTGAGAACAATCAACATGTTGCTTTTGATGGCAGTTTGAAGGTGTCTGATGATTCAAATTCTGTATTTGTGAAGTCCTCTTCTGAAATCTATTGGAACAACCTTCTAGGAAGGGGTATTCCACCAGAGGAGTTGAGTTTGTACTATCGTGATCCTCAGGGCGAAATCCAGGGGCCATTTCTCGGAGCTGACATCATTTCATGGTTTGATCAGGGATTTTTTGGTATGGACTTACTAGTTCGCTTGGAAGATGCCCCTGAAGATTCACCTTTCTTTGAACTTGGTGACGTAATGCCGCATTtgaaatttgaacatgaacatTTTGGTAACACCAATCTTTCCCAGGCAGTACCATCTGCTGTACTAGAGGGGAAGTTGGATTCTGATTTACGTAGCTCAGCTTCTGTTTCTGAGATGGTTGGTTCTGCTGCCTTTGATGGCTCGAGCTGGCCGCCATCTGATTTTGATGGCCTTGGTGGGCATCGTATTCAGTCAATACCTGATCATCCAGCTCGTCAATTTAAACCtccatattcacaaaatgaAGACTATAATGATTTTGTTGCTCAAGATGAAG AAATTGTGTTTCCAGGAAGACCTGGAAGCGGTGGTAATCCTATTGGAAAAACTTCCACTGGTCTTACTGATCCTTCAAATATCCACCGTGCAACTCCAAGTGCAATGTGTGAGGGTGGAGTTCCAAATCATGAAGAGACATTGCATCCACTTGGTTTATTATGGTCAGAGCTTGAAGGCACTACCGGAAAGAGTGGTCCTATCTCAGATGTTCCTTTTAGAGGAACTGGCCAGGATCAAGTTCTAAACTCTGGTGCTGGAAGGGTTGGGCCATTTGGTGCCAAGATGGACTCAACCTCTGCTGCGGAGACATGGACTGATGCTTATAGAAGAAATGCTGGATCTGAACCCAACTTATATCTAGATGCTATGGATGCCAGCCGCTTATTGCACCAGGACCATGAAATGAGCCGGTTTGAGTTAGCAGAGAAGCTGTTTTCCCAACAACTTCAGCAACAACATCCTCATAATTTGATGTCCTCTCATAATAGTCACTTAAATGAAGCTTTGATGGAACGTGGGGCAAATCATAATTCAATACACCAACCACAGTTGGCGAGTCAGGCTGGGCAGGATCTAGAGCACTTTATGGTGCTTCAGCTGCAACAGCAGAGACAGTTACAGCTTCAACAACTGCAGCAACAGCAACAGCAACAGTTCCATCAACAGCAAATGCTAATGAAAGAACAACAGTCCCATGCTAGGCAGCTGGTTCTTGAACAATTATTGCAGAGTCAAGTACGGGATCCAAGTCACACGCAATCACGTCTTGATGCTATTAGGCATAACAGTGCTCTGGAGCAGGTGTTGATAAAGCAACAAATTCTGAGTGAACTGCAACAGCGTCCACATCTTCCTCCAAGACATGCTGAACCATCTATTGAGCATCTCATTCAAGCAAAGTTTGGTCAAATGTCGCATCAAGGGCCTCAAAATGATTTAATGGAGCTCCTATCACGGGCAAAACATGGACAGTTGCACCCTTTAGAGCAACAAGTCCGTCAACAAGAACAAGCACATGAAAGGTTAAGACAACGTTTGGAAATGGATGAAGATAGACAGATTGGTGCTGTCTGGCCTGTTGATGAAACTGGTCAGTATCTAAGAAATCCAGGTGTTGCTCGTCGAGCAAACTCTGGATTTGGTCCATTAGATATTTACCAACAGCAACAGATACCCCCTCCTGAAGAGCATGTTAGTCATCTGGAAAGGAATTTGTCAATGCAGGATAGACTTCAGCCGGGCCTCTATGACACTGGATTTATGCCCTTGGAACGGACGATGTCAGTACCTGGTGGTGGTCCTAGTGTTAGTTTGGATGCTGTAAATCCTCTAGTACatgcacaaggtttagaaatgCAAGATCCAAATTCAAGAATGCACTCAGCTGGTCATATGCCTGGTTTCTCGACTGGCATCCACTTGCAATCTTCTCACCGTCCTCTGTTTTCAAATCAATTTCATGCTCCAAATGTAGATACATTTGAAAATCATTGGTCCGAAAGAAATGGTCAGTTACCACCTGATTGGATGGATACTAGGATGCAGCAACTACATCTTAACGGTGAGAGGCAAAGAAGAGATTTTGATGTCAAAAGGGCTTCTGAAGATCAAAGTATGTGGATGTCAGCTGGTGCTAATGATGACAGTTCAAAGCGATTACTTATGGAACTGCTCCAGCAAAAGTCTGGCCAGCAGTCAACTGAGCAAGCAGAAATGACCAGAGGGATTTTGTTTGAGAGGGGCTTACACTCCGGTCACTTTTCTGTGACAAATGCTTCAAACCGTTCGTTCAACCCTCTTTTGGACCAGGATACGAGTCTAAACCAAGCTTTTACTGTTGGGTCATATGGTTCTAATTCAGATTTGCCACCACAGAGAGATCATGTAAATGAGATTGCTGATAGTCTTGATGTTTGTGAGAGATTGCCCTTCAAATCTCATTCTGGAGCTTTAGCTGAAGCTCAACCTGTCTTTTCCAGCATCAATGATGCCTCTCAG GTACATTTAGAGGCTCGCGAAAGTATTGTTAGGCAAGCTGGTGTGACGACTGTAGAAGGGGAAATGCCAATTAACTTGCTTAGCAGGCACACTGCACTCGGGACTGGAg ATTGTAATGTTTTCAAATTATCTTCACGTGGAAGTCTTGACTTCTACAATGACAAGAGTGATAGAGGGGATTCGGCTATGGAGGAAATTCCTAAGGAACG GATGGCTGTGACATCAAAAAGGCCAGATAACATCTTGCCAAAGCGTCCACCTGTCTTGCGCATTTCTTCAACCCAGGAGGGTCTATCGGAGATAAATTCTGATAGCCTTGCGAGAGGCAAAAATCCTTCAGATGGCATGGCTTCTGAAG GGGGTAAGAGGGAAGCGGGAGGTAATGCTGCAAATCAAGTTCCTGGTGCTGCGACGTCTGTAAAGAAAGATGGGCGCTTTCGTCGAACTGCATCTTGTAGTGACGCTGATGTTTCAGAAACATCATTCAGTGACATGCTTAAGAGTAATGCTAAGAAGCCAACAGCTCAGGAAGCACATGCATCAGAGGCAATCGATGCAACACACCGTAGTGGtaagaagaaaggaaagaaaggaagacaAATTGATCCTGCTCTTCTTGGTTTCAAGGTTACAAGCAATCGCATCATGATGGGTGAGATACAACGGATAGAAGATTAG